A window from Fusobacterium sp. JB019 encodes these proteins:
- a CDS encoding lactate permease LctP family transporter, with amino-acid sequence MFFKFILAVLPIIWLIIGLSWFKMSGHKACPIALLITTILSLIFWKMPFIGALTAALEGVALAIWPICLTIVSAVFVYNIIVHTKNMEIIKAMLTKVSVDKRVLVLIIAWGFGGFMEGMAGFGTAVAIPASILYGLGVNPVYAAAVCMLSNTTPTICGSIGIPAITAGSIIGVPAGKVALTAIMQSSPIVILTPFILVITIGRSFKALKGMFWVTLISGVAFLIPEYFVAKFIGPELPVVIGALVSMAATILAGRIFVKETEENKQYHVIRDINKIEKKEISFSRGILAWLPFILILCLLLLTSTLFPMIHNPLAKIKTAVQIYKGVGASKYVFTWIATPGIIILIAGFIGGSIQKASFGEMFEVLIKTLIEMKKTIITIVSVIATAKIMGYSGMIGDIATLAVAVTGSFYPLIAPFVGSIVTFVAGSATPSVVLFTGLQAQTAKTLGIPEVWLAAINICGAVSAKAVSPQSIAIGVAAVGIAGEESRIFNIVIKYYFFFMIILGVIAYVFKGIAI; translated from the coding sequence ATGTTTTTTAAATTTATTTTAGCGGTTCTACCAATTATCTGGCTTATAATTGGTTTAAGTTGGTTTAAAATGTCTGGACATAAAGCTTGTCCGATAGCGTTATTAATTACAACTATTTTATCACTTATTTTTTGGAAGATGCCTTTTATAGGAGCATTAACAGCAGCATTAGAAGGAGTGGCTTTAGCTATTTGGCCAATCTGTTTAACCATAGTATCAGCAGTTTTTGTTTATAATATTATAGTTCATACAAAAAATATGGAGATAATAAAGGCGATGTTAACAAAAGTTTCTGTAGATAAGAGAGTTCTTGTGCTTATTATTGCATGGGGATTTGGAGGATTTATGGAAGGAATGGCAGGGTTTGGTACTGCAGTAGCTATTCCAGCAAGTATTTTATACGGATTAGGAGTTAATCCAGTATATGCAGCAGCAGTTTGTATGTTATCTAATACTACACCGACTATTTGTGGATCAATTGGAATTCCAGCAATAACAGCAGGTTCTATAATTGGAGTTCCAGCAGGAAAAGTTGCTTTAACAGCAATAATGCAATCTTCTCCAATAGTTATATTAACTCCATTTATTTTGGTAATAACAATAGGAAGATCATTTAAAGCTTTGAAAGGAATGTTTTGGGTAACATTAATATCTGGAGTAGCATTTTTAATACCAGAATATTTTGTAGCTAAATTTATAGGTCCAGAATTACCAGTAGTAATAGGAGCATTAGTTTCTATGGCAGCAACAATATTAGCGGGAAGAATTTTTGTTAAAGAAACAGAAGAAAATAAACAATATCACGTAATTAGAGATATAAATAAGATAGAAAAGAAAGAGATTTCTTTTTCTAGAGGTATTCTAGCGTGGTTACCTTTTATATTGATTCTTTGCTTATTATTATTAACTTCAACTTTATTTCCTATGATTCATAATCCATTAGCAAAAATAAAAACAGCAGTACAGATATATAAGGGTGTTGGAGCAAGTAAATATGTATTTACGTGGATAGCAACTCCAGGAATAATAATATTAATTGCAGGTTTTATAGGTGGAAGTATTCAAAAAGCTTCTTTTGGAGAAATGTTTGAAGTTTTAATAAAAACTTTAATAGAAATGAAAAAAACAATTATAACAATAGTATCTGTAATAGCAACAGCTAAGATTATGGGATATAGTGGAATGATTGGAGATATAGCTACTTTAGCAGTAGCAGTAACAGGAAGTTTTTATCCTTTGATTGCTCCATTTGTAGGATCTATAGTTACATTTGTAGCAGGAAGTGCAACTCCTTCAGTAGTATTATTTACAGGTCTTCAAGCTCAAACTGCAAAAACTTTAGGAATACCAGAAGTGTGGTTGGCGGCTATAAATATTTGTGGGGCTGTTTCTGCTAAGGCGGTTTCTCCTCAAAGTATTGCAATAGGAGTTGCGGCAGTTGGAATAGCAGGAGAAGAAAGTAGAATATTCAATATAGTCATAAAGTACTATTTCTTCTTTATGATTATATTAGGAGTAATAGCTTATGTTTTTAAAGGAATAGCAATTTAA
- a CDS encoding amidohydrolase, whose protein sequence is MLIKNAKILSYGVKEDIYDIFIEKGKIKSIKKNILGLENEKIIDAKGMYVTPGLIDAHTHLGLKGDSLGEFYSEHNEKNSKISPHLRAIDAINPQDRTFKEAVNAGITTCASGPGSANIIGGQFACIKTYGGVIDSMVINPYIGMKAALGENPKKRYETTRMGIASELREFLLKCQKYLTTDGEYDKKCEAMIPIMKREKPLKIHVHRADDIATAIRISEEFNIKYTLDHVTGGVEILEYIQSKKEVPLLLGPSLGGRGKVELLGKSFENVVKLSVGRDVCLITDAPVIPLQYLPVCAGLAISKGMDYKKAFEAVTINPAKVMGIENRLGSLEEGKDGDVVIWKDKPLVTIQDPIYVIVDGKIIKGD, encoded by the coding sequence ATGCTTATAAAGAATGCGAAAATATTAAGTTATGGAGTGAAAGAAGATATATATGATATTTTTATAGAAAAAGGAAAAATAAAAAGTATTAAAAAGAATATTTTAGGTTTAGAAAATGAAAAAATAATTGATGCTAAAGGAATGTATGTAACCCCTGGTTTAATAGATGCACATACTCATTTAGGTTTAAAGGGAGATTCGTTAGGAGAATTTTATTCAGAACATAATGAAAAAAATAGCAAAATATCTCCACATTTAAGAGCAATAGATGCTATAAATCCTCAGGATAGAACTTTTAAAGAGGCTGTAAATGCAGGGATAACTACTTGTGCTAGTGGACCAGGATCGGCAAATATTATAGGTGGACAATTTGCATGTATAAAGACTTATGGCGGTGTGATAGATAGTATGGTTATAAATCCTTATATTGGTATGAAAGCAGCTTTAGGAGAAAATCCTAAAAAAAGATATGAAACAACAAGAATGGGAATTGCGTCAGAGTTAAGAGAATTTTTATTAAAGTGCCAAAAATATTTAACTACAGATGGAGAATATGATAAAAAATGTGAGGCAATGATTCCTATAATGAAAAGAGAAAAGCCTTTAAAAATTCATGTTCATAGAGCAGACGATATAGCTACTGCTATAAGAATTTCAGAAGAGTTTAATATTAAATATACATTGGATCATGTTACAGGAGGAGTAGAAATCTTAGAATATATACAAAGTAAAAAGGAAGTTCCCCTTTTACTTGGACCAAGTTTAGGAGGAAGAGGGAAAGTAGAATTGCTAGGAAAAAGTTTTGAAAATGTTGTTAAATTATCTGTGGGAAGGGATGTTTGCTTGATTACAGATGCCCCGGTAATTCCTTTACAATATCTTCCAGTTTGTGCAGGATTAGCAATTTCTAAGGGAATGGATTATAAAAAAGCTTTTGAAGCAGTTACGATTAATCCTGCTAAAGTAATGGGAATAGAAAATAGGTTAGGAAGTTTAGAAGAAGGAAAGGATGGGGATGTTGTTATTTGGAAAGATAAACCACTAGTAACTATACAGGATCCAATTTATGTTATAGTCGATGGAAAAATAATTAAAGGTGATTAA
- a CDS encoding FAD-binding oxidoreductase, translating into MKTYNKITPEIIEKFKGIAPKRVYFGKEVNEDYSHDEMSIYGKAIPEAVIEVLSTEEVSEIMKICNENSIPVTPRGAGTGLAGGAVCIHGGIVISTVKMNKVLEWDLENFIVKVEPGVLLNDLAEAANKKHLLYPPDPGEKFATLGGNVSTNAGGMRAVKYGTTRDYVKAMTVVLPTGEIVKFGANVSKTSSGYSLLNLMIGSEGTLGIITELTLKLIPQPKEVVSLIIPYVDLDECISTVPKFKMNHLAPQALEFMEREIVLSSENYLGKSVFPKEVEGEKVGAYLLVTFDGNSEEELEDIIEKASEVVLEAGALDVLVADTPALKRDAWAARGSFLEAIIADTKLLDECDVVVPITKIPEYLKYINSLEGEVGLKIKSFGHAGDGNLHIYACSNELEKEEFIKRADNFMEKAYSRATKLGGQISGEHGIGHGKVDFLVESLGDTNMRLMKEIKNVFDPNMVLNPGKVCYKL; encoded by the coding sequence ATGAAAACTTATAATAAAATTACACCAGAAATAATTGAAAAATTTAAGGGGATAGCTCCTAAAAGAGTTTATTTTGGAAAAGAAGTCAATGAAGATTATTCTCATGATGAAATGTCCATTTATGGTAAAGCTATACCAGAAGCTGTTATAGAGGTATTATCGACAGAGGAAGTTTCAGAAATCATGAAGATCTGCAATGAAAATTCAATACCAGTAACTCCAAGAGGTGCAGGAACAGGACTTGCAGGAGGAGCTGTTTGTATACATGGTGGAATAGTTATTTCTACAGTTAAAATGAATAAAGTTTTAGAGTGGGATTTAGAAAATTTTATAGTTAAAGTTGAGCCAGGAGTTTTACTTAACGATTTAGCTGAGGCTGCAAACAAAAAACATTTATTATATCCGCCAGATCCCGGTGAAAAATTTGCTACATTAGGTGGAAATGTTTCAACTAATGCAGGGGGAATGAGAGCAGTAAAGTATGGAACAACTAGAGATTATGTAAAGGCAATGACAGTTGTTTTACCTACAGGTGAAATTGTAAAATTTGGAGCAAATGTTTCTAAAACAAGTTCAGGTTATAGTTTACTAAATTTAATGATAGGATCAGAAGGAACTTTAGGAATAATAACAGAGCTTACTTTAAAACTAATTCCTCAACCAAAAGAAGTTGTTAGTTTAATAATTCCATATGTTGATTTAGATGAATGTATTTCAACTGTTCCTAAATTTAAAATGAATCATTTAGCACCGCAAGCTTTAGAATTTATGGAAAGAGAGATAGTATTATCTTCAGAAAATTATTTGGGGAAATCAGTATTCCCAAAAGAAGTTGAAGGAGAAAAAGTAGGAGCTTATTTATTAGTTACTTTTGATGGTAATTCTGAAGAAGAGTTAGAAGATATTATAGAAAAAGCTTCAGAAGTTGTTCTAGAAGCTGGTGCTCTAGATGTTTTAGTTGCAGATACTCCAGCACTTAAAAGAGATGCTTGGGCAGCAAGAGGATCATTTCTTGAAGCAATAATTGCAGATACAAAATTATTAGATGAATGTGATGTAGTAGTGCCAATTACTAAAATACCTGAATATTTAAAATATATTAATTCATTAGAAGGAGAAGTTGGATTAAAAATTAAAAGTTTTGGACATGCAGGTGATGGTAATTTACATATTTATGCTTGCAGTAATGAATTAGAAAAAGAAGAATTTATAAAAAGAGCAGATAACTTTATGGAGAAAGCTTATAGCAGAGCAACTAAATTAGGAGGACAAATTTCA
- a CDS encoding AbgT family transporter — protein sequence MKAKSKKKSFMGKFIDLIEKGGNKLPHPFILFTWLILITMVASFLLSKMGFEVTYFGVSKKLGEASKETTIKVVNLLSRENLQYLVREIPTIFVSYAPLKLVMIMMVASAFIEKTGFFETFMKKYLLKAPKSLITFALVFIAINANLMSDAGTIFAISIGGVVFVALGRNPLIGIILGYVGASGGFTANLFLAGTDALLAGITENAVRSMGLDVAINPVVNYFFMASATFIMAITVTLFTEKVIVPMVGDGDGVIDNELLSKHKLTLEQEKGLKYALYGFIFFIVVMLMLTVPQGAFFRNSSGNFLPKSPLFKSIIVIIAFLFMSTGIPYGIATKYIKTSRDIPRIISLGITQSVPFLTTTLAAAIFIDLVNKSNIFKIIAIKGAEILKEGDVGLIALCLTVILITTFVNPFMTSGSSKWLLIAPMVVPMFTVLNVHPAYAQLAYRIGDSCTNIISPLHSALPILLGLLAEYQMQGKIPLRPGETEQREMGMGTIFSLTIPYSMVLLLTMTVMFIVWIIFKLPIGPGVTMNLL from the coding sequence ATGAAAGCAAAAAGCAAAAAAAAATCGTTTATGGGAAAATTTATTGATCTCATTGAAAAAGGAGGGAATAAATTACCACATCCATTTATTCTTTTTACTTGGTTAATTTTGATCACAATGGTAGCATCTTTTTTGTTAAGTAAAATGGGATTTGAAGTTACTTATTTTGGTGTTTCTAAAAAATTAGGGGAGGCAAGTAAAGAAACAACAATTAAAGTTGTTAATTTATTGTCTAGAGAAAATTTACAGTATTTAGTTAGAGAAATTCCAACAATATTTGTTTCATATGCGCCTTTAAAATTAGTTATGATTATGATGGTGGCGAGTGCATTTATCGAAAAAACAGGTTTTTTCGAAACTTTTATGAAAAAATATTTATTAAAGGCACCTAAATCTCTAATAACTTTTGCATTAGTATTCATAGCTATAAACGCTAATTTAATGTCTGATGCAGGAACTATTTTTGCTATATCAATAGGAGGGGTAGTATTTGTTGCTTTAGGTAGAAATCCATTAATTGGAATAATATTGGGGTATGTAGGTGCTAGTGGAGGATTTACAGCTAATTTATTTTTGGCAGGAACAGATGCCTTGTTGGCAGGAATAACAGAAAATGCAGTAAGAAGTATGGGCCTAGATGTAGCAATAAATCCAGTTGTAAATTATTTTTTTATGGCAAGTGCAACTTTCATAATGGCAATAACTGTGACTTTGTTTACTGAGAAAGTTATAGTTCCTATGGTTGGAGATGGTGATGGAGTTATCGATAATGAACTTTTATCAAAGCATAAATTGACTTTAGAGCAAGAAAAAGGTTTAAAATATGCATTGTATGGATTTATATTTTTTATAGTAGTTATGTTAATGTTGACAGTTCCTCAAGGAGCTTTTTTTAGAAATTCTTCAGGTAATTTTTTACCTAAGTCACCTTTATTTAAATCAATTATCGTTATAATAGCTTTTTTATTTATGTCAACAGGGATTCCTTATGGAATAGCTACTAAATATATAAAAACTTCTAGAGATATTCCTAGAATAATTAGTTTAGGAATAACTCAGTCAGTACCATTTTTAACAACAACATTAGCAGCAGCAATATTTATAGATTTAGTAAATAAATCTAATATATTTAAAATTATAGCAATAAAAGGAGCTGAGATATTAAAAGAAGGAGATGTAGGATTAATTGCTCTATGTCTGACAGTAATACTAATCACAACTTTTGTTAATCCATTTATGACTAGTGGATCTTCAAAATGGTTATTGATAGCTCCTATGGTAGTTCCTATGTTTACAGTATTGAATGTTCACCCTGCTTATGCACAATTAGCTTATAGAATAGGAGATTCTTGTACAAATATAATTTCTCCTTTACATTCAGCTCTACCTATTTTACTTGGTTTGTTAGCTGAATATCAGATGCAAGGAAAGATACCTTTAAGACCAGGAGAAACAGAACAAAGAGAAATGGGAATGGGAACTATATTTTCATTAACGATACCTTATTCTATGGTTTTGTTATTAACAATGACAGTTATGTTTATAGTTTGGATTATATTTAAACTTCCAATTGGACCAGGAGTAACAATGAATTTATTATAA
- a CDS encoding M20 family metallopeptidase: MEKIERLRELDNYLHSIPELGLQEYETANFIRKTLENKKILYEKIANTGTLVYFEGEEKSIIAFRADIDALPLGDNSNHGSPSKKEGYSHACGHSGHTSALLETILEVKELINSGIKLKKSLLFIFQPGEEGFAGAKVVISDKNFKKYSNDIVGFYATHLRPELKEGVIGVNTGFMTAQNINIKWDIEGKGGHGAYPHKGIDIVVITSELIGAYQTIRSRNIHPGDMYLFTIGKFFTGSKINGKFKPGGARNIIPNNIQLEGTIRMYDKKYIEVSRERIEKINKGFEEAYDIKINMYFEPKYPPMLNDEKLSKNIKKAAQNLKIQVIEENKSTGSEDFSFFGDIAPIFMFATGIRNEKKGHIFGLHNPKFGYDVNALQSIVKIYLKVIENCCI; this comes from the coding sequence ATGGAAAAAATAGAAAGACTAAGAGAATTAGATAATTATTTACATTCAATACCAGAATTAGGACTTCAAGAGTATGAAACTGCAAATTTTATAAGAAAAACTTTAGAAAATAAAAAAATTTTATACGAGAAGATTGCAAATACAGGAACGTTAGTATATTTTGAAGGGGAGGAGAAAAGTATTATTGCTTTTAGAGCGGATATTGACGCATTGCCTTTAGGAGATAATTCTAATCACGGTTCTCCTTCTAAAAAAGAAGGATATTCTCATGCTTGTGGACACTCAGGACATACTTCGGCTTTATTAGAAACTATTTTAGAGGTTAAAGAACTTATAAATTCAGGGATAAAATTAAAAAAATCATTATTATTTATCTTTCAACCAGGAGAAGAGGGATTTGCAGGAGCTAAAGTTGTGATAAGTGATAAAAATTTTAAAAAATATTCTAACGATATAGTAGGCTTTTATGCGACACATTTAAGACCTGAACTAAAAGAAGGGGTAATAGGTGTTAATACAGGATTTATGACAGCCCAAAATATTAATATAAAATGGGATATAGAAGGAAAGGGTGGTCATGGAGCATATCCTCATAAAGGAATAGACATTGTTGTTATAACTTCTGAATTGATAGGAGCCTATCAAACTATTCGTTCAAGAAATATTCATCCAGGAGATATGTATTTATTTACTATAGGGAAATTTTTTACAGGTTCTAAAATAAATGGTAAATTTAAACCTGGTGGAGCAAGAAATATAATTCCAAATAATATTCAATTAGAGGGAACAATAAGAATGTATGATAAAAAATATATTGAAGTTTCCAGAGAAAGAATAGAAAAAATTAATAAAGGTTTTGAAGAAGCATATGATATAAAGATAAATATGTATTTTGAACCAAAATATCCTCCAATGTTAAATGATGAAAAATTATCAAAAAATATTAAAAAGGCAGCACAGAATTTAAAGATTCAGGTAATAGAAGAAAACAAAAGTACAGGATCTGAAGATTTTTCGTTTTTTGGAGATATAGCACCTATTTTTATGTTTGCCACAGGGATTAGGAATGAAAAAAAAGGTCATATTTTTGGTTTACATAATCCAAAATTTGGTTATGATGTGAATGCTTTGCAAAGTATAGTTAAAATTTATTTGAAAGTAATAGAAAATTGTTGTATATAA
- a CDS encoding GntR family transcriptional regulator: protein MEKNEKSYEILINFVKDNIKSGHYKLGDKLPPERQLAESLNISRNSVREGIRILNRMGALKVIQGSGNYIHNNFLKPLEELIILMASLEGHSSLKEIIDFRYALELEALTLTINKITPSQLKEISIFLNMLKNCQTEEMKSFYDKKLHFYIAELSENRYIIDNLKAFDTLLNTFIENIRAKIFTDEENKEKLFKSHEEIVEGLYEKNLEKSRKALNKHFEYIYKYMTK, encoded by the coding sequence ATGGAAAAAAATGAAAAGTCTTACGAAATTTTAATTAATTTTGTAAAAGATAATATTAAAAGTGGTCATTATAAGCTCGGAGATAAACTTCCTCCAGAAAGACAACTTGCTGAAAGTTTAAATATCAGTAGAAATTCTGTAAGAGAAGGGATTCGTATTTTAAATAGAATGGGAGCTTTAAAAGTAATACAAGGTTCTGGAAATTATATACATAATAATTTTTTAAAACCTTTGGAAGAACTTATAATTTTAATGGCTTCTCTGGAAGGGCATTCTAGTTTAAAGGAAATAATAGATTTTAGATACGCTCTAGAATTAGAGGCATTAACCCTTACAATTAATAAAATAACTCCTAGTCAATTAAAAGAAATTTCTATTTTCTTAAATATGCTTAAAAATTGTCAAACAGAAGAAATGAAATCTTTTTATGATAAAAAATTGCACTTTTATATAGCTGAACTTTCAGAAAATAGATATATTATTGATAATTTAAAAGCCTTTGATACATTACTAAATACTTTTATTGAAAACATAAGAGCTAAAATTTTTACAGATGAAGAAAATAAAGAAAAATTATTTAAATCACACGAAGAAATAGTTGAGGGATTATATGAAAAAAATCTTGAAAAATCAAGAAAAGCTCTAAATAAACATTTTGAATATATTTACAAATATATGACTAAATAA